From the genome of Malus sylvestris chromosome 6, drMalSylv7.2, whole genome shotgun sequence, one region includes:
- the LOC126625468 gene encoding subtilisin-like protease 3, which yields MFYSSLAVVQEKQNHLQTYIVFVEKPVSQKFFALSIEDLEIWYQSFLPETRANSNQLMNQRLIHAYHNVATGFAAKLTPEELKAMEKKEGFVSAHPERRLPLLTTHSPDFLGLHQGSGIWQQTNYGEGIIIGVLDTGIPQDHPSFSDEGVPPPPARWKGKCEFNGTTCNNKVIGARNFIGAGKSKPDPEPPIDTDGHGSHTSSTAAGNFVQGASVFGEANGTATGMAPHAHLAMYKVCEFDCAEGDVLAAMDAAVEDGVDVLSLSLGGPSIPFYEDVIAIAAFGATQKGIFVSCAAGNSGPEPGSLSNEAPWILTVGASTTDRILNINPNPTATILYNGNGDPLAPKVASFSSRGPNTASPGILKPDIIGPGVDILAAWPESVDNATLPNPKATFNIISGTSMSTPHLSGIEALLKSLHPDWSPAAIKSAIMTSANVLNLAGRPIVDEWNRTADIFAIGAGHVNPSKANDPGLIYDLQPEDYIPYLCGLNYTEKQIRTITQQTVNCSQVGAIEETQLNYPSFSIIVDPDKMQTKSVLYTRTVRNVGPANSVYNSDLLVPNNTIMSVTPQVLTFTDLNQTITYQVEFTALDKANTQTQGYLRWFSASHNVTSPISVVIGSSYVLADKVIDSSSDLHGQLKTNSTRLLLEPTNNINDTPSCTLNDTLSRETEDEPIEENNIARIDSNVDGDVPPGFGPRNAINVVDAGKVSNDFTLVLSLSLLIVNNKGDLMPNIWVLHSTSCCSPTVISSSGQQVTFQASFDGVLTQFTIVYAATTLTLGRVLYVAIS from the exons ATGTTTTATTCATCACTAGCAGTTGTACAAGAGAAGCAAAACCACCTCCAAACTTATATTGTTTTTGTTGAAAAGCCTGTATCCCAGAAGTTTTTCGCACTATCTATTGAAGATTTGGAGATTTGGTACCAGTCATTTTTGCCCGAAACTCGTGCAAACTCAAACCAGCTGATGAACCAAAGACTGATTCATGCATACCATAACGTGGCCACGGGGTTTGCAGCAAAATTGACTCCTGAGGAACTAAAGGCGATGGAAAAGAAAGAAGGGTTTGTGTCGGCTCATCCAGAGAGAAGGCTGCCTTTGCTTACTACTCATAGCCCTGACTTCTTGGGTTTACACCAAGGATCAGGAATTTGGCAACAAACAAACTATGGCGAAGGCATCATAATTGGAGTTTTGGATACAGGGATCCCACAAGATCATCCCTCATTTAGCGACGAAGGAGTACCTCCTCCTCCGGCTAGATGGAAAGGCAAATGCGAGTTCAATGGGACGACGTGCAATAACAAGGTTATTGGTGCAAGAAATTTCATTGGCGCAGGTAAAAGCAAACCTGATCCAGAACCTCCAATTGACACAGATGGCCATGGGAGCCACACGTCTAGCACAGCTGCAGGAAATTTTGTACAAGGCGCAAGCGTGTTTGGAGAGGCCAATGGCACAGCTACCGGCATGGCTCCTCATGCTCACTTGGCTATGTATAAAGTCTGCGAATTTGACTGTGCGGAAGGTGACGTTTTGGCTGCAATGGATGCTGCTGTTGAGGATGGAGTGGACGTGCTCTCCCTCTCGCTTGGCGGGCCCTCAATTCCTTTCTATGAGGATGTGATTGCAATTGCTGCATTCGGAGCAACTCAAAAGGGAATTTTTGTCAGCTGTGCAGCTGGAAACTCTGGTCCTGAACCCGGTTCTTTGTCAAATGAGGCCCCCTGGATTCTTACAGTTGGAGCAAGCACAACTGACAgaattttaaacataaacccAAATCCTACAGCAACAATCTTGTATAATGGCAATGGAGACCCACTCGCTCCCAAGGTAGCATCCTTTTCATCCAGAGGACCAAACACTGCAAGCCCTGGAATTCTGAAACCTGACATCATTGGACCCGGTGTTGACATCCTAGCAGCATGGCCCGAATCAGTGGACAATGCCACACTTCCTAATCCTAAGGCAACATTTAACATAATTTCGGGTACCTCAATGTCAACTCCTCACCTAAGTGGAATTGAAGCCTTGCTCAAGAGCTTACACCCTGATTGGTCACCAGCTGCAATTAAATCTGCCATCATGACAAGCGCAAATGTTCTAAATCTTGCCGGCCGGCCCATTGTTGATGAATGGAATAGGACTGCGGACATCTTTGCAATTGGTGCAGGACATGTTAACCCTTCGAAAGCAAATGATCCGGGGCTCATCTATGACCTACAACCAGAGGACTACATTCCTTACTTGTGTGGCTTGAATTACACCGAAAAACAGATAAGGACCATCACGCAACAAACAGTGAACTGCTCTCAAGTCGGCGCCATAGAAGAAACACAGCTGAATTATCCTTCGTTTTCTATCATAGTAGACCCGGATAAAATGCAGACCAAGTCTGTGCTTTACACAAGGACTGTGAGGAATGTTGGCCCGGCTAATTCAGTTTACAACTCAGATCTTTTAGTACCAAATAATACGATCATGAGCGTGACTCCTCAGGTGCTTACATTCACAGACCTTAACCAGACGATTACCTACCAGGTGGAATTTACTGCACTTGACAAGGCTAATACCCAGACACAAGGATATTTGAGATGGTTTTCTGCAAGTCATAATGTAACGAGCCCAATATCTGTGGTTATTGGCTCTAg TTATGTGTTGGCTGACAAGGTTATTGATTCGTCATCAGATCTTCATGGTCAGTTAAAGACAAATTCAACTAGACTGCTTCTAGAGCCAACCAATAATATTAATGATACCCCTTCTTGTACCTTGAATGACACTCTTTCAAGGGAGACTGAAGATGAGCCTATTGAAGAAAATAATATTGCCCGTATTGATTCTAATGTTGATGGAGATGTTCCACCTGGTTTTGGTCCGAGGAATGCGATCAATGTTGTGGATGCAGGGAAGGTTTCCAATGACTTTACTCTAGTTCTTA GTCTATCTTTGCTTATTGTTAATAACAAGGGTGATTTAATGCCTAATATTTGGGTTTTGCATTCTACGAGTTGTTGTTCTCCTACTGTCATTTCTTCTTCAGGGCAACAAGTTACTTTCCAGGCTTCTTTTGATGGTGTTCTTACTCAGTTTACTATTGTCTATGCAGCTACTACTTTGACTCTTGGTCGTGTGCTTTATGTTGCAATCTCTTAA